CGGGAGATCTCGGCCAGGCCGCGGGTAAGCAGCGCCGCCTTCGCGTTGTCCCCGAAGCCAAGTCCATCGGATAGTCCCGCACCCAGCGCGATTATATTCTTCAGTGCACCAGCCAGCTCTACCCCTAGCTGATCCCTGTTCGTATACACACGGAAGTCGTTGTTAATGAACAGCCCCTGCGCCGCCTTGGCACGACTCTCATCCGGCGAAGCCACGACGACCGTGGTCGGACAGAGCCGTACCACCTCCTCGGCATGGCTCGGCCCGGAGAGCACAACAATATCGCCTTCACCGCAGCCCAGCTCTTCCGAGATCACTGTGGACATCCGCTTCATGGTCTCGGTCTCGAAGCCCTTCGTGGCGTGAATACAGAGCATATCTTCCTTCCAGAACGGCTTAAGGCTATGTGCCACCTGGCGCATTCCGGAAGAAGGCGCCACAATGACTACCGCCTTCGAACCGGAGACGGCAGTCTCCATGTCCGTGGTGGCAATAATATTTCCAGGGAGCTTAATCCCCGGCAGGAAATGATGATTCGTATGTGCTTCATTGATCTCGGCAGCCTGCTCAGGCTTTCGCGTCCACAGATAAACCTCCGAGTGGTTAGCCGCCAGCACAGTAGCCAGCGCAGTTCCCCAACTGCCCGCGACCAGCACGGTTACTTTATCAGACAACGCGATTCCCCTCCTTGGCTTTGGAGCCGATTTTGTTCTCACGGCCCTGCGAGATCTTCACGATATTGCTGCGGTGACGCCAGAAGGCGAACACCACGATGATCAGACTTCCCCATAACTCTGGAGTCGTATGCACCGTGAACAACAGAAACACTGGAGTCAGAGCCACAAAAATCAGTGAGCCCAGCGAGACATAGCGGGTAAGAAC
This genomic interval from Paenibacillus sp. FSL H8-0332 contains the following:
- a CDS encoding NAD(P)H-dependent glycerol-3-phosphate dehydrogenase, which encodes MSDKVTVLVAGSWGTALATVLAANHSEVYLWTRKPEQAAEINEAHTNHHFLPGIKLPGNIIATTDMETAVSGSKAVVIVAPSSGMRQVAHSLKPFWKEDMLCIHATKGFETETMKRMSTVISEELGCGEGDIVVLSGPSHAEEVVRLCPTTVVVASPDESRAKAAQGLFINNDFRVYTNRDQLGVELAGALKNIIALGAGLSDGLGFGDNAKAALLTRGLAEISRVGVEMGANPLTFSGLAGLGDLVVTATSQHSRNWRAGSMLGQGQPLNEVLDSMGMVVEGIRTTEVAYAISLKLGVQMPITDQIYHVLFKGRTPRNAVEALMGRDRKTEMEAISQETWEQWHS